Proteins encoded in a region of the Acidobacteriota bacterium genome:
- a CDS encoding ABC transporter ATP-binding protein produces MSNHHEEEQLGKIYDAKAARRLIRYLAPYTKLVVFALVLTIGLNLVRQIGPLLTKWAIDDYVAPAASGGMKLDAAFEGIAWLAFAYIGSLAVTLGIGYFQDVLLNTIGQRVMYDLREEIFAKLQSIEVAFYDNNPVGRLITRLTTDVDSLNELFTAGLVEVLGDFVLIAGALGMMFYFNWKLAIVSLMVVPLLWAATMWFRRGAREGFRQVRTKIARLNAFTQEHISGAQVVQLFNREKKALEQFSEINAAHKQANLDTIFYYAVFYPLVNLISAIGIAAIVWYGGGQVIQNAITVGTLVAFLQYTQRLWQPIQDISDKYNVFQAAVVASERVFKLLDTPDNVASPAKPYQPASPGRALGRIEFRNVWFAYEDEDWVLKDVSFTVEPGESIALVGHTGSGKTTISNLLMRFYDIQHGEILLDAVDIRMWNLQKLRENFAVVLQDVFLFSGDIAGNIRLENDDIGEGRVEWAAKEVLASEFIEKLPNRFKTNVRERGAGFSVGQKQLISFARALAFNPKILVLDEATSSIDTETEQLIQQAIEKVMTGRTSIIIAHRLSTIQRVNKIIVLHKGEIREMGNHQALLAQRGIYFKLYQLQYKEWPVEMNRVAAD; encoded by the coding sequence ATGTCCAATCATCACGAAGAAGAACAACTTGGCAAAATTTACGACGCAAAAGCTGCCCGGCGATTGATTCGCTACCTGGCTCCGTACACGAAGCTGGTCGTCTTTGCGCTGGTTTTGACGATTGGGCTGAATCTGGTTCGTCAGATTGGGCCTCTGTTGACCAAGTGGGCGATTGACGATTACGTTGCGCCGGCTGCGAGTGGAGGTATGAAACTCGATGCGGCCTTTGAGGGAATCGCCTGGCTGGCCTTTGCCTACATTGGTTCGCTGGCAGTGACATTGGGCATCGGGTACTTTCAGGACGTGCTGCTCAACACGATTGGCCAGCGTGTAATGTACGACCTGCGCGAAGAGATATTCGCCAAGCTACAATCCATCGAAGTGGCGTTTTATGACAATAACCCCGTTGGACGTTTAATCACGCGGCTGACGACTGACGTAGACTCGCTTAATGAACTGTTTACCGCCGGATTGGTTGAAGTGCTGGGCGATTTTGTGCTGATCGCTGGCGCGCTGGGGATGATGTTTTACTTCAACTGGAAGCTGGCAATTGTCTCGCTGATGGTTGTGCCGCTGTTATGGGCAGCGACGATGTGGTTCAGGCGCGGCGCGCGCGAAGGCTTCCGGCAAGTCCGTACGAAAATTGCTCGGCTAAACGCCTTCACGCAAGAACACATTTCTGGGGCTCAAGTCGTGCAGCTTTTCAATCGCGAAAAAAAGGCTCTGGAACAGTTTTCCGAAATCAACGCCGCCCATAAGCAAGCGAATCTGGATACGATCTTTTATTACGCGGTCTTTTATCCGTTGGTGAATTTGATTTCTGCAATTGGTATTGCCGCAATTGTCTGGTACGGCGGTGGGCAAGTCATTCAAAACGCAATCACCGTGGGAACTCTGGTCGCGTTTTTACAATACACGCAGCGACTGTGGCAGCCGATTCAGGACATCAGCGACAAATATAATGTATTTCAAGCTGCGGTGGTGGCCAGCGAGCGCGTATTTAAGCTTCTCGATACCCCTGACAACGTCGCATCTCCGGCGAAGCCTTATCAGCCTGCTTCGCCCGGTCGGGCTTTAGGGCGAATTGAATTCCGTAATGTCTGGTTCGCTTACGAAGATGAGGATTGGGTACTGAAAGACGTGTCCTTTACCGTTGAACCTGGAGAATCCATTGCCTTGGTCGGACACACTGGCTCCGGTAAGACGACGATCAGCAATTTGCTGATGCGGTTTTACGACATTCAGCACGGAGAAATCCTGTTGGACGCCGTAGATATCCGGATGTGGAATTTACAGAAGTTGCGAGAAAACTTTGCTGTGGTTTTACAGGATGTATTCTTGTTTTCAGGGGACATCGCCGGAAATATCAGGCTTGAAAATGACGACATCGGCGAAGGCCGAGTTGAATGGGCTGCCAAAGAAGTTCTGGCAAGCGAGTTCATTGAAAAATTGCCGAATCGGTTCAAAACAAACGTCCGCGAGCGAGGAGCAGGCTTTTCCGTCGGTCAAAAACAATTGATTTCTTTTGCGCGAGCACTGGCTTTCAACCCCAAAATTCTGGTACTTGATGAGGCGACTTCCAGCATTGATACGGAAACTGAGCAACTAATTCAGCAGGCAATCGAAAAGGTCATGACAGGGCGTACATCAATTATTATTGCTCACAGGCTTTCCACGATTCAGCGCGTGAACAAAATTATTGTCCTACATAAGGGCGAAATTCGTGAAATGGGGAATCACCAAGCGCTACTTGCACAGCGAGGAATTTATTTCAAACTCTATCAACTGCAGTATAAGGAATGGCCCGTAGAAATGAACCGGGTGGCTGCAGACTGA
- a CDS encoding tetratricopeptide repeat protein, translated as MLIKLRFKLVSLAVCLIVCLTAKASAADVVIVMPFENRSQSTQHNWIRESFAILLADILGAPGLTVVSEEGREQAFERVGLNPSDLLTRAAMIRVAEAAKANLAIIGEYDIGGDKQNVSIAISARLIETQAGRLIGNKVFNFSGPLADLQQMQGQLAWHVLYERNPSLSYTKEQLVRRATTVPPRAYESYVKGVQTLDLRLREAFLKRAIQEYDNAGTPGHYAQAIYELGVLDYRQAEFEEAAGLLKQLVKDDPHYGEALFYLGLAAFKSGGYDQAATALEALATIAPLTEVLNNAGAALAAKGDNARALTYLQRAIANNPNDGAYRFNYGYAAWRHQNFEEAAQQLRATVGANSRDGEAWFVLSKCLASAGKADEAAKADNEAKRYLSSYARWAVSPDKIPVLARMKEEVNLGDLTKWARQQAEQPAQPSPQQIAQQQTLDRIRQLIAGGKDAEAMNELQQLLAVDTANADGYFLRGIVYTHRSETENALKSFHAAVSWNPKLIEAHIMLGRIYLSRNDRARALAHCKQALDIDPQNREAVSLKQQIEIGK; from the coding sequence ATGCTTATTAAACTCAGATTCAAACTTGTTTCTTTGGCTGTTTGTTTGATTGTTTGCCTGACAGCCAAAGCTTCGGCGGCGGATGTCGTCATCGTCATGCCATTCGAAAACCGGTCTCAGTCAACCCAGCACAACTGGATTCGCGAAAGCTTTGCCATTTTGTTGGCAGATATTCTGGGCGCTCCGGGCCTGACGGTCGTCAGCGAAGAGGGGCGAGAGCAGGCGTTTGAGCGGGTGGGGCTGAATCCTTCGGATTTGCTGACACGCGCGGCGATGATTCGCGTCGCCGAAGCTGCCAAAGCAAACCTGGCCATCATCGGCGAATACGACATTGGCGGCGACAAACAGAATGTTTCGATTGCGATTTCGGCGAGGTTGATTGAAACGCAGGCCGGACGATTGATTGGCAACAAGGTGTTTAATTTCAGCGGCCCATTGGCTGATTTGCAGCAGATGCAAGGGCAACTGGCCTGGCACGTGTTGTATGAACGCAATCCGTCATTGAGCTACACCAAGGAACAATTGGTTCGCCGCGCTACCACAGTTCCGCCGCGCGCTTATGAAAGCTATGTCAAAGGTGTTCAAACGCTCGACCTGCGGTTGCGCGAAGCGTTTCTCAAACGCGCAATTCAAGAGTATGACAACGCCGGAACGCCAGGGCATTATGCCCAGGCGATTTATGAACTCGGTGTGTTGGATTACCGGCAGGCAGAATTCGAGGAAGCTGCCGGGTTGCTCAAACAATTGGTCAAAGACGATCCGCATTACGGAGAAGCGTTATTTTATTTGGGGTTGGCTGCGTTCAAATCCGGCGGGTATGACCAGGCTGCGACTGCGCTTGAAGCTTTGGCGACCATCGCTCCATTGACAGAAGTGCTGAATAATGCAGGCGCGGCGCTGGCAGCTAAAGGCGACAATGCACGGGCGCTCACTTATTTGCAGCGAGCGATTGCCAACAATCCCAACGATGGCGCTTACCGGTTCAATTACGGCTATGCTGCCTGGCGGCACCAAAACTTTGAAGAGGCTGCGCAGCAGCTTCGTGCCACTGTTGGCGCGAATTCGCGCGATGGAGAAGCCTGGTTTGTGTTGTCAAAATGCCTGGCATCAGCCGGGAAAGCAGATGAAGCGGCCAAAGCCGACAACGAAGCCAAACGCTATCTTAGCTCATACGCCCGCTGGGCCGTTTCGCCGGACAAAATCCCCGTGCTGGCCAGGATGAAAGAAGAAGTGAATCTGGGCGATTTGACGAAATGGGCGCGTCAGCAAGCGGAACAGCCTGCCCAACCATCACCGCAACAAATTGCTCAACAACAGACGCTGGACCGCATTCGTCAGTTGATCGCCGGAGGCAAAGACGCCGAGGCCATGAACGAATTGCAGCAGTTGCTGGCAGTGGATACTGCAAATGCCGACGGGTACTTTCTGCGCGGAATTGTTTACACGCATCGCAGCGAGACCGAAAACGCGTTGAAATCGTTTCACGCCGCCGTGTCCTGGAATCCGAAATTGATCGAAGCGCACATTATGCTCGGGCGGATATACCTTTCGCGAAATGACCGCGCCAGAGCCTTGGCGCATTGCAAGCAGGCTCTAGACATTGACCCGCAAAATCGTGAAGCGGTGTCTTTGAAGCAACAGATTGAAATCGGAAAATGA
- a CDS encoding methylmalonyl-CoA carboxyltransferase, with protein MIEDKLKLLKEKNAAAEAGGGDDRVARQHADGKMTARERVEFLLDEGTFEEFDKLVTHRCQDFGMDTQQIPGDGFVTGHGMIDGREVFVFAQDFTVFGGSLSETNAQKVCKIMDMAMKVGVPVIGLNDSGGARIQEGVVSLGGYADIFLRNTLASGVVPQISAIMGPCAGGAVYSPAITDFTVMVKDTSYMFITGPDVIKTVTHEDVTKEQLGGAMTHNSTSGVAHFAAENEEDCLRLIRELLSFIPSNNMDDPPRVACDDPVDRSDESLNAVVPPESNKPYDIRQIITKVVDNAYFFEIQEHFARNIVIGFARLNGQSVGIVANQPNFLAGVLDIDASVKAARFVRFCDCFNIPIITFEDVPGFLPGVSQEYGGIIRHGAKLLYAYAEATVPKITVVTRKAYGGAYCVMGSKHCRTDINFAYPTAEIAVMGAEGAVGILYRRELNGAADLQAARKEKIEEYQDKFASPYVAAERGFVDEVIEPKHTRQKLIRALKLLENKRDSNPPRKHGNIPL; from the coding sequence ATGATCGAAGACAAGCTGAAACTGCTGAAGGAAAAAAATGCGGCCGCAGAAGCCGGTGGCGGGGATGATCGTGTCGCTCGCCAACACGCCGACGGCAAGATGACCGCTCGCGAACGCGTGGAATTTCTGCTCGACGAAGGAACCTTTGAAGAGTTCGACAAACTGGTGACGCATCGCTGCCAGGATTTCGGAATGGATACGCAACAGATTCCCGGCGACGGATTCGTCACGGGGCACGGAATGATTGACGGGCGCGAAGTCTTCGTTTTCGCACAGGACTTCACGGTCTTTGGCGGATCGCTGTCCGAAACCAACGCACAGAAAGTTTGCAAGATCATGGACATGGCGATGAAAGTCGGCGTGCCCGTGATTGGGCTGAACGATTCCGGCGGCGCACGCATTCAGGAAGGCGTCGTCAGTTTGGGCGGGTATGCCGACATTTTTTTGCGCAACACGCTGGCTTCGGGTGTTGTGCCACAGATTTCCGCAATTATGGGGCCTTGCGCAGGCGGAGCCGTCTATTCTCCGGCGATCACGGATTTCACCGTGATGGTCAAAGACACCAGCTACATGTTCATCACCGGGCCGGACGTGATCAAAACTGTGACGCACGAAGATGTGACCAAAGAACAACTCGGCGGCGCAATGACGCATAATTCCACCAGCGGCGTGGCGCACTTCGCAGCGGAAAACGAAGAAGACTGTTTGCGGCTGATCCGCGAACTGTTGTCGTTCATTCCGTCAAACAACATGGACGATCCGCCGCGCGTTGCGTGTGACGATCCAGTGGATCGCAGCGACGAGTCGCTGAACGCGGTAGTTCCACCGGAATCGAACAAGCCTTACGATATTCGCCAGATCATCACCAAAGTTGTGGACAATGCCTACTTCTTCGAGATTCAGGAGCATTTCGCCCGAAACATCGTCATTGGCTTTGCGCGGCTCAACGGCCAATCGGTCGGCATCGTGGCAAATCAGCCGAACTTTCTGGCCGGGGTGCTGGACATTGACGCTTCGGTCAAAGCGGCACGATTTGTGCGGTTTTGCGATTGCTTCAACATTCCGATCATTACCTTTGAAGACGTGCCGGGATTTCTGCCTGGCGTCAGCCAGGAATACGGCGGCATCATTCGCCACGGCGCGAAGCTGCTGTACGCCTACGCCGAAGCCACTGTACCGAAAATCACCGTCGTCACGCGCAAAGCTTATGGCGGCGCGTATTGTGTGATGGGGTCGAAGCATTGCCGCACGGACATCAACTTTGCATATCCGACGGCGGAAATCGCTGTGATGGGAGCCGAAGGGGCTGTCGGAATTTTGTATCGCCGCGAATTAAACGGCGCTGCCGATCTGCAAGCTGCGCGCAAGGAGAAAATTGAAGAGTACCAGGATAAGTTCGCGTCGCCGTATGTCGCCGCCGAACGTGGCTTTGTAGATGAAGTGATTGAACCGAAACACACGCGGCAGAAACTGATTCGCGCCCTGAAGCTGCTGGAAAACAAACGCGATTCCAACCCGCCGCGCAAGCACGGAAACATTCCTCTTTAA
- a CDS encoding RDD family protein produces the protein MKCENCGTGLVGASIVCRQCNHNVAQGRVGQWRARQSHVNPAAAHAAATRTISPLPSPKPGAKTQQVESNNNLDVNSPGLRPQTSVPLHPKTRINPVAVPKSSPAKSSAASSDEDPGVVQFPAWRSQLKDKVKEVRERRTQPIPAADAQPDEAQLDPNPIVESALKRIRWSQHIAPPQSQTERNETKPQLAQQQTSAVKPQAEAPVAPQKPDTNPLQRTTRSSTNPLLARKPLAQPTARTEATPQPVPRPETKQPLQPAIEDRIEIKPAAKPESKPGSGSLPAAPKPGSGSLTATPKPGSGSLIATPKVRTTGEIKKPVVTQQVQPPRTPSGSLVQPPRNHVETQVIGLAPSVSDLTAYASGVISTTLKPRQATLWGRTLAGACDFEIVAMAYLPVFWPYAVLNTSVGYESAAILFVLLAALMFIYQLLTLTIANRTTGMAFLRLRLVNAANREKPVTFLQKFLRALAATASAFLPPLNFLVMQSNLQHRSLPDLISGTMLLERVKSN, from the coding sequence ATGAAGTGCGAAAACTGCGGTACTGGGCTTGTCGGAGCTTCCATCGTTTGTCGGCAATGCAACCACAACGTTGCGCAAGGTCGTGTTGGCCAGTGGCGCGCCCGTCAGAGCCACGTCAATCCTGCCGCTGCACACGCGGCGGCAACTCGCACGATTTCGCCTTTACCTTCGCCCAAACCTGGGGCGAAAACCCAGCAAGTTGAGTCAAACAACAACCTAGACGTCAACTCGCCCGGGTTGCGCCCTCAAACCTCCGTGCCATTACATCCTAAGACCCGGATCAATCCGGTCGCGGTTCCCAAGTCTTCGCCTGCTAAATCATCCGCTGCGTCTTCCGATGAAGACCCTGGCGTGGTGCAATTTCCGGCCTGGAGATCCCAGCTTAAGGATAAAGTCAAAGAGGTGCGCGAACGGCGTACACAACCTATCCCGGCAGCGGACGCACAACCCGATGAAGCGCAGCTTGACCCAAATCCGATTGTCGAATCGGCACTCAAACGAATCCGCTGGTCACAACACATTGCGCCGCCGCAATCACAAACTGAGCGCAACGAAACAAAACCGCAACTTGCACAGCAACAAACTTCCGCCGTTAAACCACAGGCAGAAGCTCCCGTTGCGCCGCAAAAGCCGGATACCAATCCATTGCAGCGAACCACGCGCAGTTCAACCAATCCGCTTCTGGCGCGAAAACCGTTGGCGCAGCCGACTGCCAGAACAGAGGCAACGCCGCAACCAGTGCCACGGCCCGAAACAAAACAACCGCTGCAGCCGGCAATCGAAGATCGAATTGAAATCAAACCTGCGGCCAAGCCGGAATCCAAACCAGGCTCCGGTTCATTGCCTGCTGCGCCAAAACCCGGCTCCGGTTCATTGACCGCCACCCCGAAACCGGGTTCCGGCTCCTTGATCGCTACGCCCAAAGTCAGGACGACGGGCGAAATCAAAAAACCGGTTGTCACACAACAAGTGCAGCCGCCAAGAACGCCTTCCGGTTCGCTGGTGCAACCGCCACGAAACCACGTCGAAACGCAAGTCATTGGATTGGCTCCTTCGGTAAGCGATTTGACCGCCTATGCTTCCGGCGTCATATCAACAACTCTTAAGCCCAGACAGGCGACATTGTGGGGACGCACCTTGGCTGGAGCTTGCGATTTTGAAATTGTGGCAATGGCTTATTTGCCTGTTTTTTGGCCGTATGCCGTACTCAACACTTCCGTGGGTTACGAATCAGCCGCCATCTTGTTTGTGTTGTTGGCGGCGCTGATGTTCATTTACCAGTTGCTGACGCTGACCATCGCAAATCGAACGACCGGAATGGCGTTTCTCAGGTTGCGTTTGGTCAATGCCGCAAATCGGGAAAAACCCGTCACCTTCCTTCAAAAATTTCTGAGAGCGTTGGCCGCAACCGCCTCTGCGTTTTTGCCGCCGCTCAATTTCCTGGTGATGCAATCCAACCTGCAACACCGCAGCCTGCCCGACCTGATCTCCGGCACGATGTTGCTTGAAAGAGTAAAATCGAACTGA
- a CDS encoding NFACT family protein, with translation MDIFLLQAIAKELEPLLVGHRLGKIVQLSTTDVALDFRLRDGRWLVISTDPARLALYLTARQPKQLSDEPRTDTGFVVLLKKYLGSAKLLAIEPLGYDRVASFHFEAEEETSELKQRTLVVSLTGRTANLVLTEAGQILARLRESEERKSPAKPHEKHTKERGRESGNEGINSPSLPLSVPPSLNHRSVVGEKFDYPPPPADKLDPFQCSTAQLYELIAQAGGDIATAAQKSFIGFTPLYARELAYRAKLSEPELALRNLLADLFEANPVPTIYSSPSIEALKQKIGRDEFSLTLSPIELRHLFALEPRLFPTVNEAADVYFSLLEDRRRFLAGRQKLTSQLSAKLKKQRTLVANLERELAGFARGETHQRWGELLLANLHQAEKTDPGFAVTDFYDEAQATITIPAADKATAQDAAEHYFKLARKAKNGQAAISARLPEVRKEIAELENNLARVSEVTRAEELQPLLKALIPASPKLPKPKTQPGKKPKEEKISGVRRYRCTDGYEILVGRTDRDNDNLTLRVAKSYDLWFHAADYPGSHVVLRNPQRREVPPRAITEAAELAAKFSSARTNAKVAVNYCEKKFVTKPKGFAPGQVRLASFKTVMVEPKESAERLP, from the coding sequence ATGGACATTTTTCTGCTCCAAGCCATCGCCAAAGAGCTTGAGCCGCTGCTTGTCGGTCACCGGCTGGGTAAAATCGTTCAACTCAGCACAACCGATGTGGCGCTGGATTTCCGGCTGCGCGATGGCCGCTGGCTGGTGATTTCCACAGACCCGGCGCGGCTGGCGTTGTATCTGACCGCGCGGCAACCGAAACAACTCAGCGACGAACCGCGCACCGACACAGGTTTTGTCGTGCTGCTGAAAAAATATCTGGGCAGCGCCAAATTGCTGGCGATTGAACCGCTTGGATATGACCGCGTCGCCAGCTTTCATTTTGAAGCCGAAGAGGAAACCAGCGAACTCAAACAACGCACGCTCGTCGTTTCCCTGACCGGGCGCACGGCAAACCTGGTTTTGACCGAAGCCGGTCAAATTCTGGCGCGATTGCGCGAAAGCGAAGAAAGAAAATCTCCCGCGAAGCCACACGAAAAACACACGAAGGAGAGAGGGAGAGAAAGCGGGAACGAGGGAATCAACAGTCCTTCTCTCCCTCTCTCTGTCCCTCCATCGCTCAATCATCGTAGCGTCGTGGGAGAAAAATTCGATTACCCACCGCCGCCAGCCGACAAACTCGATCCGTTTCAATGCTCCACGGCACAGCTTTACGAGTTGATCGCCCAAGCCGGTGGCGATATTGCTACCGCCGCGCAGAAATCTTTCATCGGGTTTACTCCGCTTTACGCGCGCGAACTGGCCTACCGCGCAAAGCTTTCCGAGCCGGAACTGGCGCTGCGAAATCTGCTGGCGGATTTGTTTGAAGCTAATCCGGTTCCGACGATCTATTCCTCACCGTCCATCGAAGCGTTGAAACAGAAAATTGGCCGCGACGAATTCAGTTTGACGCTTTCGCCCATTGAGCTTCGGCATTTGTTCGCGCTGGAGCCAAGGTTGTTTCCCACCGTCAATGAAGCCGCCGACGTGTATTTTTCGCTGTTGGAAGATCGCCGCCGCTTTCTGGCCGGACGACAAAAACTGACTTCTCAATTGAGCGCCAAGCTCAAAAAGCAGCGCACGCTCGTCGCCAACCTAGAACGCGAACTCGCGGGGTTTGCGCGCGGCGAAACGCATCAACGCTGGGGAGAATTGCTGCTGGCGAATTTGCATCAAGCGGAAAAAACCGACCCCGGATTTGCCGTCACAGATTTTTACGACGAAGCGCAGGCAACGATCACAATTCCCGCCGCCGACAAAGCCACAGCACAGGACGCCGCCGAGCATTACTTCAAACTGGCGCGGAAAGCGAAAAACGGGCAGGCGGCAATCAGCGCGCGATTGCCCGAAGTCAGAAAGGAAATCGCTGAGCTCGAAAATAACTTGGCGCGAGTTTCCGAAGTCACTCGCGCCGAGGAATTACAGCCGCTGCTGAAAGCGCTCATCCCGGCTTCGCCCAAACTGCCGAAGCCGAAAACTCAACCGGGCAAAAAACCGAAAGAAGAAAAGATCAGCGGCGTGCGCCGGTATCGCTGTACAGATGGTTACGAAATTCTGGTAGGACGCACCGACCGCGATAACGACAATCTGACGTTGCGCGTCGCCAAATCCTACGACCTGTGGTTTCACGCGGCGGATTATCCGGGTTCGCACGTCGTGTTGCGCAACCCGCAGCGCCGCGAAGTCCCGCCGCGCGCCATCACCGAAGCCGCAGAGCTTGCGGCTAAATTCAGCTCTGCGCGAACCAACGCCAAAGTCGCGGTGAATTATTGCGAAAAGAAATTCGTCACGAAGCCGAAAGGCTTTGCGCCGGGACAAGTGCGGCTGGCGTCGTTCAAAACTGTGATGGTTGAGCCGAAAGAGTCGGCGGAGCGCTTGCCGTAA
- a CDS encoding fumarate hydratase, with the protein MDAFRDSMLQLITQTSTNLPPDVRRAMARAMGEEQGGRSLQALNVIATNIDMACDNEGPICQDTGWPTFEIETPVGANQIVMKQQIKEAVAEATKRGKLRTNSVNSLTGENSSDNLGPGTPTMHFEQWENDDIEVKLILKGGGCENKNIQYSLPMEIPHLGRAGRDLDGVRKCLLHAVWQAQGQGCSAGAIGVCIGGDRAQGYVKAKEQLFRLLDDTNEIPELAKLEEYIVQTSNTLGIGTMGFGGGVTLIGCKIGVLNRLPASFFVSVAYDCWAFRRLGVVLDAKTGEIKRWLYRDDKQPEIKMAQGGGFVTTGKEKVLRAPITEEQIRELKVGDVVLISGDMYTGRDAVHAYLMKHDSPVNLNGSVLYHCGPVVLKDGDKYQIKAAGPTTSIREEPYQGEIIKRYGVRAVMGKGGMGAKTLAAMKEHGAVYLNAIGGAAQYYAKSINEVLGVNLLEFGIPEAMWHLRVTDFPAIVTMDAHGNSLHADVEKASAAVLATLSEPVF; encoded by the coding sequence ATGGATGCATTTCGCGACAGCATGCTGCAACTGATCACACAAACTTCAACCAATTTGCCGCCCGATGTTCGCCGGGCAATGGCGCGCGCAATGGGCGAAGAACAGGGTGGACGCTCCCTGCAAGCCCTGAACGTGATTGCCACCAACATTGACATGGCTTGCGATAACGAAGGGCCGATTTGCCAGGACACGGGCTGGCCTACGTTTGAGATCGAAACGCCAGTCGGCGCCAACCAGATTGTGATGAAACAGCAAATCAAGGAAGCCGTCGCCGAAGCCACCAAACGCGGAAAGCTGCGCACAAACTCCGTCAACTCCCTGACCGGCGAAAACAGCAGCGACAACCTGGGGCCGGGCACGCCCACCATGCACTTCGAGCAATGGGAAAACGACGACATCGAAGTGAAGCTGATTTTGAAAGGCGGCGGATGCGAAAACAAAAACATTCAGTATTCGCTGCCGATGGAAATCCCGCATTTAGGCAGAGCTGGGCGTGATCTGGATGGCGTTCGCAAATGTTTGCTTCACGCTGTTTGGCAAGCGCAAGGACAGGGATGCAGCGCCGGAGCCATTGGCGTTTGCATTGGCGGCGACCGCGCACAAGGCTACGTCAAAGCCAAGGAACAGCTTTTCCGGTTGCTGGATGACACCAACGAAATTCCCGAACTGGCCAAGCTGGAAGAATACATCGTCCAAACCTCCAATACGCTCGGCATCGGCACGATGGGTTTTGGCGGAGGTGTGACGTTGATCGGATGCAAAATCGGCGTGCTCAACCGATTGCCCGCCAGCTTCTTCGTTTCCGTGGCGTATGACTGCTGGGCGTTCCGACGGCTGGGCGTGGTGCTGGACGCGAAAACCGGCGAGATCAAACGCTGGCTGTACCGCGATGACAAACAACCGGAAATCAAAATGGCGCAGGGCGGCGGCTTTGTCACGACTGGCAAAGAGAAAGTCCTGCGCGCTCCGATTACCGAAGAACAAATCCGCGAACTCAAAGTCGGCGACGTCGTATTGATCAGCGGCGATATGTACACAGGCCGTGACGCCGTCCACGCGTATCTGATGAAACACGATTCGCCCGTAAATCTGAACGGTTCGGTGCTGTACCACTGCGGTCCCGTGGTATTGAAAGATGGCGACAAATATCAAATCAAAGCTGCCGGCCCGACCACCAGCATCCGCGAAGAACCGTATCAAGGGGAAATCATCAAACGTTACGGCGTGCGCGCTGTGATGGGCAAAGGCGGCATGGGCGCAAAAACGCTGGCCGCGATGAAAGAACATGGTGCGGTATACCTGAACGCCATTGGCGGCGCGGCGCAGTATTACGCCAAATCCATTAACGAAGTGCTGGGCGTCAACCTGTTGGAATTCGGCATTCCCGAAGCCATGTGGCATCTGCGCGTGACGGACTTTCCGGCCATCGTGACGATGGACGCGCACGGCAATTCGCTGCACGCCGATGTCGAGAAGGCTTCGGCGGCAGTGCTGGCTACGTTGAGCGAACCGGTGTTTTGA